A single window of Magnetococcus marinus MC-1 DNA harbors:
- a CDS encoding PAS domain S-box protein, with product MSKLNEILMVAVVYFITARLGQLLAISPGNVTPVWLPSGICLAWVLLRGRHLWPGIFLGAFAGNIWAYFDTNTLSAILKSILAGSANGLGDVIAIVGAAWMINTISPATALFNNSKNTTIFLIYGGIIGPFISASIGIFGLLLTGNILPNDAFFSLITWWTGDAMGVLFITPVILELYHLKNIQTIRPNRDVILHFVLFLSITTTVFFLSSNQDPSIWIVFLAPMLVWATLRFSQVILFSELFILSTISIVATATQHGPLLILDDLASTLIHLQVFLGSVALSVFYLNSVNRELRASKHNLELNVIERTKDLQVLNSNLLKEIRSRQHAEDSLKESQKALLEAQNIAQVGNWTWTIETNTLSWTDEIYRIFGLIPQETPPTYQAFLSAIHPEDRLFVQNAVNQALEQLNTPYQVEHRIIRPNGDLRTVVELGRVERDQQGTPFRMIGTVQDITARKQTEALLLSSEIRFRSLFDSMNEGGALHAMVFNEHGNPIDYRILEVNKAYTEILGITKEQAEGRLATEIYGQTSPPYLELYNRVVKTGQSLRFETEYSPMVRNFEISVFSPGENQFATVFTDITERKKTLQKLNGALDELEKKSNFLQSLVQNLPDLIWMKDPEGVFLTCNPAFERFVGSQEQQIKGKTDYDFVDQKLADFFRMNDLLAIEKGGPVINQEWVTFAADGHKALLETTKTPMFDKQGRIIGVLGVAHDITATKQAEQDLIHAKEKAEAAYQAKSEFLATMSHEIRTPMNVIIGLSDILMETPIDHEQRDHLLRLQKANKTLLDLVDSILDLSRIEANQISLKQEPLNLALMVEETMSMMSIVADQKGLRLESQVTQATDDYWSLGDESRIRQILVNLIGNAVKFTEKGSIWVTLELFTDTLERTLVRLCVKDTGIGIGPEHLETIFDKFTQVDSSYARRYSGTGLGLAITRRIIQLMGGKVWVESNPSQGSLFCVELPFIPVQPIALKEDTTLQNDVNRSTNRPLRILLAEDSEDNQMLVQTYLRRTHHELVIVMDGQQAVDAACSKPFDLILMDIQMPIMDGYQATGIIRDDQHRHNKPHTPILALTAHALDEDVAKSLAAGCDGHLTKPIRKAKFLQCIERYQPITFLDES from the coding sequence ATGAGCAAGCTCAACGAAATCTTGATGGTTGCTGTGGTCTATTTCATAACCGCCCGGTTGGGTCAACTGCTGGCTATATCCCCGGGCAATGTAACTCCTGTATGGCTCCCTTCTGGCATCTGCTTGGCATGGGTTTTATTGCGGGGTCGGCACCTCTGGCCTGGTATCTTTTTGGGTGCTTTTGCGGGAAATATCTGGGCCTATTTTGATACAAACACTTTGTCAGCTATCCTAAAATCTATCCTGGCAGGCAGTGCAAATGGGCTGGGGGATGTCATCGCAATCGTCGGTGCCGCATGGATGATTAATACTATATCTCCCGCTACAGCCCTATTTAATAACAGCAAAAATACCACCATATTTCTTATTTATGGGGGTATCATTGGGCCATTTATTAGTGCTTCTATAGGAATTTTTGGACTATTGCTCACCGGTAATATTTTACCCAATGATGCTTTTTTTTCTCTTATTACTTGGTGGACCGGCGATGCAATGGGTGTATTATTCATTACACCTGTTATTCTTGAACTCTATCATTTAAAAAATATTCAAACCATACGACCTAACCGTGATGTTATACTGCATTTTGTTTTATTCTTATCCATCACTACCACTGTATTTTTCTTGTCTTCTAATCAAGACCCATCTATTTGGATTGTTTTTCTTGCCCCTATGTTAGTCTGGGCAACACTTAGATTTTCTCAAGTTATTTTATTTTCTGAGCTTTTTATATTATCAACCATTTCAATTGTTGCAACAGCAACACAACATGGACCTTTATTAATCCTTGATGATTTAGCCTCTACATTAATTCATCTTCAGGTGTTTTTGGGTAGTGTTGCCCTATCGGTCTTCTATCTCAACAGTGTCAACCGTGAGCTGCGCGCGTCTAAACACAACCTTGAGCTCAATGTGATTGAGCGAACCAAAGATTTACAAGTGCTCAATAGCAATCTGCTTAAAGAGATCCGTTCTCGCCAACACGCGGAAGATTCTCTTAAAGAGAGTCAAAAAGCCCTGCTCGAAGCCCAAAATATTGCCCAAGTGGGGAATTGGACATGGACAATTGAAACCAACACGCTAAGTTGGACCGATGAAATCTACCGCATTTTTGGTTTAATACCACAAGAGACGCCACCAACCTACCAAGCCTTTCTGAGCGCTATCCACCCTGAGGATCGTCTCTTTGTGCAGAATGCGGTCAACCAAGCCTTGGAACAGTTAAACACCCCCTATCAAGTCGAACATCGCATCATACGTCCTAATGGTGATCTGCGCACGGTTGTCGAACTTGGCCGTGTCGAGCGCGACCAACAAGGAACCCCCTTTCGGATGATCGGCACGGTTCAGGATATCACGGCGCGCAAACAAACGGAGGCGTTGCTACTCTCCAGTGAAATAAGATTTCGCTCTTTGTTTGATTCCATGAATGAGGGTGGTGCTTTACATGCCATGGTTTTTAATGAGCATGGAAATCCCATTGATTACCGCATCCTTGAAGTTAATAAGGCCTATACCGAAATTTTGGGTATTACCAAGGAGCAAGCGGAAGGCCGATTGGCCACAGAAATCTATGGTCAGACTTCACCTCCCTATCTTGAACTTTATAACCGTGTGGTTAAAACGGGGCAGAGCTTACGCTTTGAAACCGAATACTCCCCTATGGTCAGAAACTTTGAAATCTCCGTTTTTTCACCCGGGGAAAATCAATTTGCTACCGTTTTCACAGATATTACCGAGCGCAAAAAAACCTTACAAAAGCTCAACGGTGCTCTGGATGAACTTGAGAAAAAAAGTAATTTTCTGCAATCATTGGTGCAAAATCTTCCTGATTTGATCTGGATGAAGGATCCTGAGGGGGTGTTTCTAACCTGTAACCCTGCCTTTGAACGCTTTGTTGGTTCTCAAGAGCAGCAGATCAAAGGAAAAACAGATTATGATTTTGTTGATCAAAAACTTGCTGATTTTTTTAGAATGAATGATCTGTTAGCCATAGAGAAAGGGGGTCCGGTTATCAATCAAGAGTGGGTGACCTTTGCCGCAGATGGTCATAAAGCCCTTTTAGAAACCACAAAAACCCCCATGTTTGACAAACAAGGGCGCATTATTGGTGTATTAGGTGTCGCGCATGACATTACAGCCACCAAACAGGCTGAACAGGATTTAATCCACGCCAAGGAGAAAGCAGAGGCCGCTTACCAGGCAAAAAGTGAATTTCTTGCCACCATGAGTCACGAAATTCGCACACCCATGAATGTCATCATTGGTCTGTCTGATATTTTAATGGAAACCCCTATTGATCATGAGCAACGCGATCATCTACTACGGCTACAGAAGGCCAATAAAACACTGCTTGATTTGGTCGACTCCATCCTAGATTTGAGCCGAATTGAAGCCAACCAAATTTCATTAAAACAAGAACCCCTCAACCTGGCGCTCATGGTTGAGGAGACCATGAGCATGATGAGCATTGTCGCCGACCAAAAGGGGTTACGTCTGGAGAGTCAGGTCACCCAGGCCACCGATGATTATTGGAGCTTGGGTGATGAAAGTCGTATACGCCAGATTTTGGTTAATTTGATTGGCAACGCGGTTAAATTTACAGAAAAAGGCTCTATATGGGTAACCCTTGAGCTTTTTACAGACACCCTTGAGCGCACACTGGTACGTTTGTGCGTCAAGGATACGGGAATCGGCATCGGCCCTGAGCACCTGGAAACCATTTTTGATAAGTTTACCCAGGTCGATTCCAGCTATGCGCGTCGATATAGTGGCACGGGCTTAGGTTTGGCTATTACACGTCGCATCATTCAATTAATGGGCGGGAAAGTTTGGGTGGAAAGCAACCCATCCCAAGGGAGTCTCTTTTGCGTTGAGTTACCTTTCATCCCTGTCCAGCCTATTGCTCTCAAAGAGGATACAACCCTGCAAAATGACGTGAACAGATCAACCAACCGCCCTCTACGTATCCTCTTGGCTGAAGATTCTGAGGATAATCAGATGTTGGTACAGACCTATTTACGACGCACCCACCATGAATTAGTCATCGTCATGGATGGCCAGCAAGCGGTTGATGCGGCCTGTTCTAAACCATTTGATCTTATCCTTATGGATATTCAAATGCCTATTATGGATGGTTATCAAGCCACGGGTATAATACGTGACGATCAACACCGGCATAACAAACCTCACACCCCAATTTTAGCATTGACCGCCCATGCCCTCGATGAAGATGTCGCTAAAAGTTTGGCTGCGGGTTGTGATGGACACCTGACCAAACCCATCAGAAAGGCTAAATTTTTACAATGCATCGAGCGCTATCAACCCATTACGTTTCTGGACGAGTCTTAA
- a CDS encoding inorganic phosphate transporter: MEIIQEHGTIFMFLAIIFGLYMCWGIGANDVANAMGTSVGSGAITVKQAILIAAVFEFAGAFIAGGQVTKTIRKGIIDPAPIANNPELLVYGMLAALLAAAIWLMIASSKGWPVSTTHTIVGAIVGFAVVGIGPDAVKWQKISTVAASWIVSPIVGGGIAYMLMISIRKLILNTDNPFQSARKWGPLYVFMVGFITALVTLWKGLKHLKLDFSMAESFFISALIGLIVAYMGKRMIDKVKLDVEADREYHFASVEKVFMPMMVFTACAMAFAHGSNDVANGIGPLAAVVSIVQSGGEVAQKASLPVWILVLGGVGIVIGLATMGHKVMQTIGTKITELTPTRGYCATLASAVTVVLASKTGMPVSTTQIAVGAVMGVGFARGIGALDMRVIGGIFLSWLVTLPAGGLLAAAIFFIIKGIFGS, from the coding sequence ATGGAGATAATTCAGGAACATGGTACCATATTTATGTTTTTGGCCATCATATTTGGCCTTTACATGTGTTGGGGTATTGGTGCCAATGATGTGGCCAATGCCATGGGTACATCGGTCGGCTCGGGTGCTATAACGGTTAAACAGGCCATTTTAATCGCGGCAGTGTTTGAATTTGCAGGTGCTTTTATCGCGGGGGGACAGGTTACCAAAACCATCCGTAAGGGTATTATTGATCCGGCACCCATCGCGAATAATCCTGAACTCTTGGTTTATGGAATGCTTGCTGCGCTGCTGGCTGCGGCGATTTGGTTAATGATTGCCTCGTCCAAGGGGTGGCCCGTCTCAACAACCCATACCATCGTGGGGGCGATTGTGGGTTTTGCGGTGGTGGGCATTGGCCCGGATGCGGTGAAGTGGCAAAAAATTAGTACCGTCGCGGCATCGTGGATTGTGTCACCGATTGTGGGGGGTGGCATCGCCTATATGTTGATGATCTCCATTCGCAAGCTGATCCTCAATACCGACAATCCTTTTCAATCCGCGCGCAAGTGGGGTCCTCTCTATGTGTTTATGGTGGGTTTTATTACCGCCCTGGTGACGTTGTGGAAAGGTCTGAAACACCTTAAACTCGATTTTAGTATGGCAGAGAGCTTTTTCATCTCGGCATTGATCGGTTTAATCGTGGCCTATATGGGCAAGCGTATGATTGATAAGGTTAAGCTAGATGTAGAGGCCGATCGAGAATACCATTTTGCCAGTGTCGAAAAGGTATTTATGCCCATGATGGTGTTCACCGCTTGTGCCATGGCTTTTGCCCACGGTTCTAACGATGTGGCCAATGGCATTGGTCCGTTGGCTGCGGTGGTTTCTATTGTACAATCTGGGGGTGAAGTGGCGCAAAAGGCCTCCTTGCCGGTATGGATTTTAGTGCTTGGGGGGGTGGGCATTGTGATCGGTCTGGCGACCATGGGCCACAAGGTAATGCAGACCATCGGTACCAAGATTACCGAGTTGACCCCAACCCGTGGTTATTGTGCGACGCTGGCTTCTGCGGTAACGGTGGTGTTGGCGTCTAAAACCGGTATGCCGGTCTCGACCACCCAAATTGCGGTGGGTGCGGTGATGGGAGTGGGCTTTGCCCGGGGTATTGGGGCGCTGGATATGCGGGTGATCGGCGGAATCTTTCTCTCTTGGTTGGTTACCCTGCCGGCAGGTGGATTGCTGGCTGCGGCGATCTTTTTCATCATCAAAGGTATCTTTGGGTCCTGA
- a CDS encoding IS4-like element ISMasp2 family transposase gives MNQHNREQATVPTPMIDEIKTQSFGVFGVDNAIVDFLQEIGFQAIFNRRGWSKRTGKDLPTLIMLLILHPLLKVPSIHLFCRDHFLSVFAVGKDTFYRLLQRQFPWRNAHWALIKKLLPQWRTLDLGPGYLVADTTVKEKRGDRIEGVCWHHDHNTGRSVAGFEAAHLVWVNKQGTLPLDAALRFSKRPLISNLLHILSYRFDCRSHLGRRYREAAKMSKLDQTVDMVARAIQAGIPAQYFLADAWYSSVKFVKKILDLGVVPLIRWKRNNTKFLFQGERLTSAELYTRFAKGKIRKAKGSKRFKGTFLDAEHPEIGLIRLFFVRLIDPKTGSKEWAVFLTTDRSMGLSNMIEHYANRWGIEVFYKESKQHLGFLNESVRSFEAVIACLHLAAMRHAVLSSMVAIKGSQRDQLAHNLAALTYARKLWHTFRAIFNDALGRTSILENHQKNEVIELFEQEVEAWLSKALMLDPLGSQRQILAETNCET, from the coding sequence ATGAATCAGCATAACAGGGAACAGGCTACTGTGCCTACCCCCATGATTGACGAGATCAAAACCCAATCCTTTGGAGTATTCGGCGTAGATAACGCTATCGTCGATTTTCTCCAGGAAATTGGCTTCCAGGCGATATTCAATCGGCGCGGATGGAGCAAACGAACGGGGAAGGATCTTCCGACGCTGATCATGTTACTGATCCTGCATCCTCTGTTGAAGGTGCCATCCATTCACCTTTTTTGCCGCGACCACTTTCTGTCGGTCTTCGCGGTAGGCAAGGATACCTTCTACCGGTTGCTCCAACGCCAATTTCCATGGCGGAATGCGCATTGGGCGCTAATCAAAAAGTTACTACCCCAGTGGCGAACGCTGGATCTCGGCCCCGGCTACCTTGTTGCCGATACCACCGTCAAAGAGAAGCGTGGTGATCGTATTGAAGGTGTTTGCTGGCATCATGACCACAATACCGGCCGCTCAGTTGCAGGTTTTGAAGCAGCCCACTTGGTCTGGGTTAACAAGCAGGGAACCTTGCCACTGGATGCCGCTTTGCGTTTTTCAAAGCGGCCTCTGATCAGCAATCTGCTCCACATCCTCAGTTACCGGTTCGATTGTCGCTCACATCTTGGACGGCGTTACCGTGAGGCGGCCAAGATGTCTAAGCTTGATCAGACTGTCGACATGGTTGCCAGAGCCATTCAAGCTGGGATTCCGGCCCAGTATTTTCTCGCCGATGCTTGGTACTCATCGGTTAAGTTCGTCAAGAAAATCCTGGATCTGGGCGTGGTCCCCCTGATCCGATGGAAGCGCAACAACACCAAGTTCCTATTCCAGGGCGAGAGACTGACCAGTGCCGAACTTTACACCCGGTTTGCCAAGGGCAAGATCAGGAAAGCTAAGGGGTCCAAGCGCTTCAAAGGAACCTTCCTAGATGCAGAGCACCCCGAAATCGGCCTTATACGTCTGTTCTTCGTCCGGCTGATCGATCCGAAAACCGGCTCGAAGGAGTGGGCCGTCTTTCTGACCACAGACCGGTCAATGGGGCTGTCAAATATGATCGAGCACTACGCCAACCGCTGGGGAATCGAAGTTTTCTACAAGGAATCCAAACAGCACCTTGGTTTCCTTAATGAATCCGTCCGATCCTTCGAAGCAGTCATCGCCTGCCTACACCTAGCTGCCATGCGCCATGCTGTTCTCTCCAGCATGGTGGCGATCAAAGGCAGCCAGCGGGATCAACTCGCCCACAATCTGGCCGCTTTGACCTATGCCCGAAAGCTCTGGCATACCTTCCGCGCCATCTTCAATGATGCCCTTGGCCGAACATCCATTCTTGAAAATCACCAAAAAAACGAGGTAATTGAACTCTTTGAACAGGAGGTCGAGGCTTGGCTCAGCAAGGCATTGATGCTCGATCCCCTTGGTTCACAACGTCAAATTCTGGCCGAAACGAACTGCGAAACTTGA
- the mutY gene encoding A/G-specific adenine glycosylase, translating to MTLPHLPADLAQRLLAYYDEYGRDLPWRQQQDLYRIWLSEIMLQQTGVKTVMPYYEKFLSHFPSITQLAAASQEQVLAQWQGLGYYRRARMLHQAAQQVVQQHGGLFPEEITQVQALPGIGPSTAAAILAIGRNQAHTILDGNVMRVLARLLTLELPVDSTPGKQRLWQVARQLTSQQRPGDYAQAIMDLGATLCTRSQPACSRCPWGGACAARQHGSWAEYPKKREKKPKPHHYQCMWVLLDTQQRIFLRKRPLEGLLGGLWEPLGEPLLETPPLGNLVQRASHHLTALGIQGQPLLEAQPVDHIFTHFRLTVYPILVVAASGAPILNDANWWPLAQLDQRPIATLHRKVNENAVGLVELSLNG from the coding sequence ATGACCCTGCCCCATCTGCCCGCCGATCTGGCTCAACGTCTGCTGGCCTACTATGATGAATATGGACGGGATCTGCCCTGGCGTCAGCAGCAGGATCTCTACCGCATCTGGCTCTCAGAAATCATGTTGCAGCAGACTGGGGTGAAGACGGTTATGCCCTATTATGAAAAGTTTTTATCCCATTTTCCCAGCATTACACAGCTTGCAGCGGCCTCCCAGGAGCAGGTGTTGGCCCAGTGGCAGGGCTTGGGTTACTATCGCCGGGCCCGCATGCTGCACCAAGCGGCGCAACAGGTGGTGCAACAGCATGGTGGCCTTTTTCCTGAAGAGATAACCCAAGTGCAGGCGCTACCAGGCATCGGTCCCAGCACCGCAGCGGCCATTTTAGCCATCGGGCGGAACCAAGCCCACACCATTTTGGATGGCAATGTGATGCGGGTTTTGGCCCGCTTGCTAACGCTGGAGCTGCCCGTGGATAGCACCCCTGGCAAACAGCGGTTGTGGCAGGTAGCCCGCCAGCTTACCTCTCAGCAGCGCCCCGGTGATTATGCACAGGCAATCATGGATCTTGGGGCAACCCTCTGCACCCGTAGTCAACCGGCCTGCTCACGTTGCCCCTGGGGCGGCGCCTGCGCGGCGCGACAACACGGTAGCTGGGCAGAATACCCAAAAAAGCGGGAGAAAAAACCAAAACCCCACCACTACCAATGCATGTGGGTGTTACTCGATACACAGCAGCGCATCTTTTTACGTAAACGCCCCCTAGAAGGGCTGTTAGGAGGCCTGTGGGAACCCCTCGGCGAGCCTCTACTCGAAACCCCGCCCCTGGGTAATTTGGTACAGCGGGCCAGCCATCACTTGACCGCCTTGGGGATCCAGGGCCAGCCGCTGCTTGAGGCGCAGCCGGTCGATCATATCTTTACCCATTTCCGCCTGACGGTTTATCCTATTCTGGTGGTGGCGGCCAGCGGTGCGCCCATACTCAACGATGCCAACTGGTGGCCCCTTGCTCAACTGGATCAGCGCCCCATCGCCACCTTGCATCGAAAAGTGAATGAGAACGCTGTGGGTCTGGTGGAGCTTAGCCTAAATGGATAG
- a CDS encoding diguanylate cyclase domain-containing protein, with the protein MAVVAHYAGEHYAEQILFRNIHWEELASVLCTCPVKSMQPGEVLLDPKHPNETIYLVIEGRLSIHLKDLETPPIASIGQGSFVGELSIMDEKYPTAFVVVEHPSQLLMLSRVHLKQLIDCSSTFVFNLLQVFSHRMRFSTEALIESHFVRTVPDIIYRLDAQGHFIYLNESIEKLGYTMQELLSQHFSVLVSVEDLDSVSFDSVVVRHPQATPSSGTGVQPKLFDERRSGDRKTTGLELKLCTRDTESTQRSIIHAEVSCTGIQVESLVSGVRDYHGTIGIIRDVTERKQFMTQLSEQKAQMEAIFNTIADALLVTDVYGIIQSANHSASEIFGYSQGELLGCSIGMLLEAEQHEDAVVSRWTALAGHRKEVKVRRKGEQIFEAEMSVSQVFLEDRILYTGIIRDITERKEAERRITYQANYDALTGIPNRSYFQQLLNQSIQRAAAEGKRLAIIFIDLDRFKWVNDNLGHGAGDELLRLSSKRAASCLKGRDTVARLGGDEFVAILEHVGDTEQAFAVSKRVLESLNRPFMLDGKEVYISGSMGVAIYPQDATQPEELLTRADEAMYCSKRAGRNACHFVTGESFQMEKKY; encoded by the coding sequence ATGGCAGTTGTTGCGCACTATGCCGGGGAACACTATGCGGAACAAATTCTGTTTCGTAACATTCACTGGGAAGAGCTGGCATCGGTTTTATGCACATGTCCTGTAAAATCTATGCAGCCAGGAGAGGTTTTACTGGATCCAAAACACCCCAATGAAACCATCTATTTGGTTATTGAAGGGCGTTTAAGCATCCACTTAAAAGATTTGGAGACCCCCCCCATCGCCTCCATTGGGCAGGGTAGTTTTGTTGGTGAGCTCTCTATTATGGATGAGAAATACCCCACGGCTTTTGTGGTGGTGGAGCATCCCAGTCAGCTGCTGATGCTCTCTAGGGTTCACCTGAAGCAACTTATTGATTGCAGCAGTACCTTTGTATTTAATCTGCTGCAAGTTTTTTCGCATCGTATGCGGTTTAGTACCGAGGCACTCATTGAGAGTCATTTTGTGCGCACGGTACCTGATATTATTTATCGTTTGGATGCCCAAGGACATTTTATTTATCTTAATGAATCCATTGAGAAACTTGGTTATACCATGCAGGAGTTACTGAGCCAGCATTTTAGTGTACTGGTCAGTGTGGAGGATCTGGATTCGGTTAGTTTTGATTCGGTGGTGGTCCGTCATCCGCAAGCAACACCCTCATCAGGCACGGGCGTACAGCCTAAACTGTTTGATGAACGGCGCTCTGGTGATCGCAAAACCACGGGGTTGGAGTTAAAGCTTTGTACCCGTGATACAGAATCTACTCAGCGATCCATTATTCATGCGGAGGTGAGCTGTACGGGTATTCAGGTCGAGTCGTTGGTTTCGGGTGTGCGGGATTATCATGGCACCATTGGTATTATTCGGGATGTGACCGAGCGCAAGCAGTTTATGACCCAGTTGAGTGAGCAGAAGGCGCAAATGGAGGCGATTTTTAATACCATTGCCGATGCGCTCTTGGTGACGGATGTGTATGGCATTATTCAGTCGGCGAACCATTCGGCCAGTGAGATTTTTGGATATTCGCAAGGGGAGCTGTTGGGATGTTCCATAGGTATGTTGTTGGAGGCCGAGCAGCATGAAGATGCGGTTGTAAGTCGTTGGACGGCGTTGGCAGGGCATCGTAAGGAGGTTAAGGTACGCCGCAAGGGTGAACAGATTTTTGAAGCGGAGATGTCGGTTTCACAGGTTTTTCTGGAAGATCGCATTTTGTATACTGGGATTATTCGCGACATTACTGAGCGCAAGGAGGCGGAGCGGCGCATTACCTATCAGGCCAATTATGATGCTTTGACGGGTATACCCAACCGCAGTTATTTCCAACAGTTGCTTAATCAATCCATACAACGGGCGGCGGCGGAAGGCAAACGGTTAGCGATTATATTTATTGATTTGGATCGGTTTAAGTGGGTAAACGACAATTTGGGACATGGTGCAGGGGATGAGTTATTGAGGTTATCGTCGAAGCGGGCGGCCAGTTGTTTGAAGGGGCGGGATACGGTGGCGCGTTTGGGAGGGGATGAATTTGTTGCGATTCTGGAGCATGTTGGGGATACGGAGCAGGCATTTGCGGTGTCCAAGCGGGTATTGGAGAGTTTAAACCGGCCCTTTATGTTGGATGGCAAGGAGGTTTACATCTCGGGGTCGATGGGGGTTGCGATTTATCCACAGGATGCGACACAGCCGGAGGAGTTATTAACCCGTGCGGATGAGGCGATGTATTGTTCTAAGCGTGCGGGACGCAATGCGTGTCATTTTGTGACGGGGGAATCTTTTCAGATGGAGAAGAAGTATTGA
- a CDS encoding TIGR00153 family protein, which produces MGTTNPLASLLGRSPFKPMQEHMRKVVLCAQLVPALFDALEQDDRETLNQVKASIFELEHQADALKNDLRAHLPNSLFMPVARRDLLELLEVQDAIADSAQEIAGMLTLRVDLVPPAGMCGAFKALAQHCVRTCEKAGEAIEQLDELLETGFGGRESERVQRLLGEVGTLESETDKLGIALCQSLFEREKDLNPVITIMLYQMIREIGELADNAEKVGDRLRLLIAR; this is translated from the coding sequence ATGGGTACAACGAATCCCTTAGCCTCATTATTGGGGCGTTCGCCCTTTAAACCCATGCAAGAACATATGCGTAAGGTCGTTTTGTGCGCACAACTGGTACCGGCACTCTTTGACGCGCTGGAACAGGATGACCGCGAAACCTTAAACCAAGTCAAAGCATCCATTTTTGAATTGGAACATCAGGCCGATGCCCTAAAAAACGATCTGCGTGCACATCTGCCAAACTCACTGTTTATGCCGGTGGCCCGGCGGGACCTACTGGAACTGTTAGAGGTGCAGGATGCCATAGCAGATTCCGCCCAAGAGATTGCAGGTATGCTCACCCTGCGGGTGGATCTGGTGCCACCGGCGGGTATGTGTGGTGCTTTTAAAGCGTTGGCCCAGCACTGCGTACGAACCTGCGAAAAGGCGGGTGAGGCAATCGAGCAGCTCGATGAACTGTTGGAAACAGGATTTGGTGGCCGAGAGTCGGAACGGGTGCAGCGCTTATTGGGTGAGGTGGGTACGCTAGAGAGCGAAACCGATAAGTTGGGTATCGCGCTGTGCCAATCACTGTTTGAGCGAGAGAAAGATCTTAACCCGGTGATTACCATTATGCTCTACCAGATGATTCGGGAGATTGGTGAACTGGCTGATAATGCAGAGAAGGTGGGGGATCGCCTGCGTCTTCTTATCGCACGTTAA
- a CDS encoding metallophosphoesterase gives MRLQQGQSLLLGRDQPYQQALFEWDATVATRHAELHLTATELHIRELHTDYGLTIAPAQCEPHSTADTLLTNLLQPFSQPLTPLPATAALELLEQVNAQRSQEPYHPLNRFGQPGALLELPPHVQPILVGDLHARVENLLTILQWDGLLSGIASGQQALIILGDAVHSELDGEMENMESSMLMMDLILRLKSLFPNGVFYLRGNHDSFLASVSKGGVPQGKLWQHALLEQRGEAYVAAMQHLYEHLPLVAVGQAFLCCHAAPPRAKVTRSMITDAYAYPGLVKELLWNRIRTQYLLHGYSKRDIHRFRKSMGCTPQTPFIVSHNPMDRRQSHWTNACDIPLYHIFFSGLTSDIGLFVGVGHEMIPLTLPCQSMVHAHP, from the coding sequence TTGCGCCTGCAACAAGGGCAATCTTTACTGTTAGGCCGTGACCAACCCTACCAACAGGCCCTGTTTGAGTGGGATGCCACCGTCGCCACCCGTCATGCCGAATTGCACTTAACCGCCACCGAGCTGCATATCCGAGAGTTGCACACCGATTATGGCCTCACCATCGCGCCTGCACAGTGTGAACCTCACAGCACCGCAGACACCCTCTTAACCAACCTACTGCAACCCTTTTCACAGCCCTTAACGCCGCTGCCCGCCACGGCGGCCTTGGAGCTATTAGAGCAGGTTAACGCGCAGCGCAGCCAAGAGCCCTATCACCCCCTTAACCGGTTTGGCCAGCCCGGTGCGCTCTTAGAGTTGCCCCCTCACGTGCAACCCATATTGGTCGGTGATCTACATGCGCGGGTGGAAAATCTGCTTACCATCCTGCAATGGGATGGCCTGCTCAGTGGCATTGCCTCGGGACAACAGGCTTTGATCATTCTGGGCGATGCGGTGCACTCGGAACTGGATGGTGAGATGGAGAACATGGAGAGCTCCATGCTCATGATGGATCTTATCCTGCGTCTTAAATCGCTTTTCCCCAACGGGGTATTCTATCTACGCGGCAACCATGACAGCTTTTTAGCCAGTGTCTCCAAGGGTGGCGTCCCCCAGGGTAAACTGTGGCAGCATGCCCTCTTAGAGCAGCGTGGCGAGGCCTATGTGGCGGCGATGCAGCACCTTTATGAACACCTGCCCCTGGTGGCTGTGGGGCAAGCTTTTCTCTGCTGCCACGCAGCACCTCCCAGAGCCAAGGTGACACGTTCCATGATTACCGATGCCTACGCCTATCCAGGTTTGGTTAAAGAGCTGCTCTGGAACCGCATTCGTACCCAATATCTGCTGCATGGCTATAGCAAACGAGATATCCATCGTTTCCGTAAAAGCATGGGCTGCACCCCACAAACGCCTTTTATTGTTTCGCATAATCCTATGGACCGTCGCCAATCGCACTGGACCAACGCCTGTGACATTCCCCTTTATCATATTTTTTTCAGTGGTCTGACCTCAGATATTGGCTTGTTTGTGGGCGTTGGCCACGAAATGATCCCCCTTACTCTACCATGTCAATCCATGGTGCACGCCCACCCCTAG